A DNA window from Thermoanaerobaculales bacterium contains the following coding sequences:
- the arsM gene encoding arsenite methyltransferase produces the protein MSDTTTDRRLSIDDPEQTVRSVRERYGTIARSGSSCCPPRTGCCGSGPELVTAIGLGYTPADLELLPDGANLGLGCGAPIAALDLRPGETVLDLGSGAGMDAILAARAVGPLGRVIGVDMTAEMVARATRNAAAAGLANIEFREGRLESLPVDDASVDAVTSNCVINLVPDKAVVFREIHRVLRAGGRLVVADILLDGALPAAIAADALAWAGCIAGAMERARYFTLLEEAGLRGVEVLRDIDFLAATGGDDPAELRELVAAAGFTMAELEGVVRSVTFRASKPTAGARSGR, from the coding sequence ATGAGCGACACGACGACCGACCGTCGGTTGAGCATTGACGACCCCGAGCAGACAGTGCGCTCGGTCCGCGAGCGCTACGGCACCATCGCCCGGTCCGGCTCCTCCTGCTGCCCGCCCCGGACCGGCTGCTGCGGCAGCGGCCCCGAGCTGGTGACGGCCATCGGCCTCGGTTACACGCCGGCCGATCTCGAGCTGCTGCCCGATGGCGCCAACCTCGGCCTCGGCTGCGGCGCGCCGATCGCCGCCCTCGACCTGCGGCCGGGCGAGACCGTCCTCGACCTGGGGTCCGGCGCCGGCATGGACGCGATCCTGGCCGCCCGGGCGGTCGGACCTTTGGGGCGGGTGATCGGGGTCGACATGACCGCGGAGATGGTCGCGCGGGCGACGCGGAACGCCGCGGCAGCCGGGCTGGCCAACATCGAGTTCCGCGAGGGCCGCCTCGAGTCGCTGCCGGTGGATGACGCCTCGGTCGACGCGGTGACCTCCAACTGCGTGATCAACCTCGTGCCGGACAAGGCGGTGGTGTTCCGCGAGATCCACCGGGTGCTCCGCGCGGGCGGCCGGCTGGTGGTCGCGGACATCCTGCTCGACGGCGCCCTGCCGGCCGCGATCGCGGCCGACGCCCTCGCCTGGGCGGGCTGCATCGCGGGCGCCATGGAGCGCGCCCGCTACTTCACCCTGCTCGAGGAGGCCGGGCTGCGCGGCGTCGAGGTCCTGCGCGACATCGACTTCCTGGCCGCGACCGGCGGCGACGATCCGGCCGAGCTGCGGGAGCTGGTGGCGGCTGCCGGGTTCACCATGGCCGAACTCGAGGGCGTGGTGCGCTCGGTGACCTTCCGCGCGTCCAAGCCGACTGCGGGCGCCCGCAGCGGACGCTGA
- a CDS encoding FtsX-like permease family protein, translating to MTLELELAVRFLRRRAGVLLRGTSLAAFVGVALATAALVITLALMSGYSQAIADALQRGNAHIVGFSGRAMGRDAANALAARIATVDGVRRATPVSYLAGLMDDPARPTNPVPITIKAISEPPAYGGLTTWPEAGSAIPALFGERLASSLKLAADDRVAVRLPPEPGSWIVPTITLANAGTFRLAFAEFDSSWVVLPLDATAAALPGTGAAGIEIEVVDPLAVAAVRDRLEDAHPELLYTDWREMNRSLFAVLRWQTLSLFVVLSLVVAVASFQVASALVVLAIDKRRSAGMLQALGATPAVIRRVLVLAGLLLGGSAVVAGIVVGCAASWLMTAARVVRFPEGLARVYMVDSIPFRPEPAHLLAVLAVCSALVLVASLGPAWRTSREDPVASLRAV from the coding sequence ATGACGCTCGAGCTCGAGCTCGCGGTGCGCTTCCTGCGCCGTCGCGCCGGAGTGCTGCTGCGCGGCACTTCCCTGGCCGCCTTCGTCGGCGTCGCGCTGGCGACGGCCGCATTGGTGATCACGCTGGCGCTGATGTCCGGGTACTCGCAGGCGATCGCCGACGCGCTGCAGCGGGGCAACGCGCACATCGTGGGCTTCTCCGGGCGCGCGATGGGCCGGGATGCCGCGAACGCCCTGGCCGCCCGGATCGCCACCGTCGACGGAGTCCGGCGGGCGACCCCCGTCAGCTACCTCGCCGGCCTCATGGACGACCCCGCGCGGCCGACCAACCCGGTCCCGATCACGATCAAGGCGATCTCCGAGCCCCCGGCGTACGGCGGCCTCACCACCTGGCCGGAGGCGGGCAGCGCGATCCCCGCCCTGTTCGGAGAGCGGCTGGCGTCGTCCCTGAAGCTGGCCGCCGATGACCGGGTCGCGGTGCGCCTGCCGCCCGAGCCGGGGTCGTGGATCGTGCCCACCATCACCCTCGCCAACGCCGGCACCTTCCGCCTCGCGTTCGCCGAGTTCGACTCGAGCTGGGTCGTCCTGCCGCTCGACGCGACCGCCGCGGCGCTGCCGGGAACCGGCGCCGCGGGCATCGAGATCGAGGTCGTGGACCCGCTCGCCGTGGCAGCGGTTCGCGACCGGCTCGAGGACGCGCACCCGGAGCTGCTCTACACCGACTGGCGAGAGATGAACCGGTCGCTGTTCGCGGTCCTCCGGTGGCAGACGCTGTCGCTGTTCGTGGTGCTCAGCCTGGTGGTGGCGGTCGCCTCGTTCCAGGTCGCCTCGGCGCTCGTGGTGCTCGCCATCGACAAGCGGCGCAGCGCCGGCATGCTGCAGGCGCTCGGCGCCACGCCGGCCGTCATCCGGCGGGTGCTGGTGCTGGCCGGCCTGCTGCTGGGCGGCAGCGCGGTGGTGGCCGGGATCGTGGTGGGCTGCGCGGCGAGCTGGCTGATGACGGCGGCGCGCGTGGTCAGGTTCCCGGAGGGGCTGGCCCGGGTGTACATGGTGGACTCGATCCCATTCCGGCCCGAGCCGGCCCACCTGCTCGCGGTGCTCGCGGTCTGCTCGGCGCTGGTCCTCGTGGCCTCGCTGGGACCGGCCTGGCGGACCTCGCGGGAGGACCCGGTGGCCTCGCTGCGGGCGGTGTGA
- a CDS encoding ferritin family protein: protein MQDIDFAKLSLKDALDLAILIEDEAEERYREFVKQMEAHRTPGAARFFRFMAVNEANHGKELAKRRSALFGDAPCEVDRSMIFEVEAPDYDRTRAFMSMEDALELALDAETKAYQFFDQALPEIDNPEVRELFAELLQEEIEHMDLVKRVMAAVPEEPDFNPDDFVDAPVGE from the coding sequence ATGCAGGACATCGACTTCGCCAAGCTCTCGCTGAAAGACGCCCTCGACCTCGCGATCCTGATCGAGGACGAGGCCGAGGAGCGCTACCGCGAGTTCGTCAAGCAGATGGAGGCCCACCGCACGCCGGGCGCAGCCCGCTTCTTCCGCTTCATGGCGGTGAATGAGGCCAACCACGGCAAGGAGCTCGCCAAGCGCCGCAGCGCGCTGTTCGGCGACGCGCCGTGCGAGGTCGACCGCTCGATGATCTTCGAGGTCGAGGCGCCGGACTACGACCGCACCCGCGCCTTCATGTCGATGGAGGATGCGCTCGAGCTGGCGCTCGACGCCGAAACCAAGGCCTACCAGTTCTTCGACCAGGCGCTGCCGGAGATCGACAACCCGGAGGTCCGCGAGCTGTTCGCCGAGCTCCTGCAGGAGGAGATCGAGCACATGGACCTGGTGAAGCGGGTCATGGCGGCGGTTCCGGAGGAGCCCGACTTCAACCCGGACGACTTCGTCGACGCCCCGGTCGGCGAGTAA
- a CDS encoding MarR family winged helix-turn-helix transcriptional regulator yields the protein MSATDATRLLAAVQALVRRFSVAERADIACCGMTVAQAATLEALAGGEGVRLGALHRRLGITASTLTRNLQRLRARGLVAVTADPGDRRASRVILTERGRRAAAELSRLEQGFAEAVAGALGPAGVGEVLAALELLLGAVRQASEGCCPGAFDHLMCATEWNEGSLHHERHDDRPSVEH from the coding sequence ATGAGCGCGACCGACGCCACCCGCCTCCTGGCCGCCGTCCAGGCCCTGGTGCGGCGCTTCTCGGTGGCCGAGCGCGCCGACATCGCCTGCTGCGGGATGACGGTGGCCCAGGCCGCCACCCTCGAAGCGCTGGCAGGCGGCGAAGGAGTCCGGCTCGGGGCCCTGCACCGCCGGCTGGGGATCACGGCAAGCACCCTGACCCGTAACCTGCAGCGCCTGCGCGCCCGCGGCCTGGTCGCCGTGACCGCAGACCCGGGCGACCGCCGGGCCTCGCGGGTCATCCTGACCGAGCGGGGCCGGCGCGCTGCCGCCGAGCTGTCCCGTCTGGAGCAGGGCTTCGCCGAGGCGGTCGCCGGGGCGCTCGGCCCGGCCGGCGTCGGCGAGGTGCTCGCCGCCCTCGAGCTGCTGCTGGGCGCCGTCCGCCAGGCCAGCGAGGGATGCTGCCCGGGCGCCTTCGACCACCTCATGTGCGCGACGGAATGGAACGAAGGGAGTCTGCACCATGAGCGACACGACGACCGACCGTCGGTTGAGCATTGA